The segment GTAAATTGAAAATTAATCGTTTCAAAATCCCAAACTACGCATAGCCAAACCGTTAAACTGTCTAAAAACTATTAAAAAGCAATTATTTTGATGAGACAACAAAGTGTATGATTAAAAAAAACAGCTATTTGGAAAATTACTGACTGGGTACAAATATCAATATTCAGGCTTATTAGACAGACTGCCATTACAAGCAGTTCGAACGAAATCTGAAAATTAATTTTAAAATCCTACCAAAAATTAGTAATTTTGTAGCAAATTTTAAGTTAATGCAAAAAACACATCAATTTTATTAGGACATGAATCAAGTAAAACAACAGAAATTTACACTCATATTACTAGCAATGGGCTTGGCTATCTTACTAACTCGCTGGATAATATGGAATTATAGGTTTTTAAATATATCTGTACATAATGGAAATAAACGGAAGTTCTGTTTATACGAATGTTCTAAACTATTTAAAAAGGAGAAATAAATCATGTTACAATTAAAAAATAATTTCATTTTCGCTCCTGTTAAAACTGGATACAGCGACAAAACAGGTGTTATTACTGAGAAACATCTTAATTTTTACGAAGAAAGAAGTCAATATATTGGAGCAGTTACACCTGAACCAATGTATCTTGATAAGGGGTTAAGAGAATTGCCTACGCAAATTGGCATTGACAATGATACTAAAATTGAAGGGTTAAAAAAGTTAACAAATAAAATTCATCAATTTAACACAAAAGTTATTGCACATTTGAATCATCCGGGAAGAATGGCTAACCCGAAAATCCCGGGAAACTATTTTTTGTCATCAACAGATAAAGCATGTGAGATGGGGGGGGGGGTATCTCCAAAAGAAATGGATCAGAGTGATATTCAACATGCAATAAATTTATTTGCTGACGCTGCAAAACGTTCAGAGAAAGCAGGTTTTGATATTATTGAACTTCAATTTGGACATGGGTATCTTCCTGCTCAATTTATTTCGCCAAAAGTAAACAATAGAACCGATGAATATGGCGGAAGTTTTGAGAACAGAATAAAATTTCCGCTACAAATTTTAGATGCCGTAAAATCAACAACTGATTTGCCAATTATTATCAGAATAAGTGGCGATGAAATGATTCCTGACGGAATTAAATTAGAGGAAATGATTAAGTTTTCTAAAATTTTAAAAGAAAAATCCATTGAAGCTATCCATGTTTCAGCCGGAACAGTTTGCAATACTCCCCCCTGGTATTTTCAACACATGTTTGTACCAAAAGGAAAAACCTGGGAATTTGCTAAAAAAATCAAAAAAGAAACTAATGTTCCCACAATTTACGTGGGGCAAATAAATTCTGAAATCGACATAAAAAACCTGACAGATAATTTCAAAGCCGATTATATTGCAATCGGAAGAGCACTTGTTGCCGATCCTGATTTTGTTGGAAAATATCTAAATAAAATAAAAGGGAATATTCGTCCTTGTCTTGCTTGTGCCGAAGGTTGTTTGGGAGGAGTAAAATCAGGACAAGGGCTTCAATGCCTTGTAAACCCGAAAGTAGGCAAAGAAATTGATATTTTTGAAAAAGTCGAAAAATCTAAAAACTTTGCTGTTATTGGAGGTGGTTTGGCAGGAATGGAAGCCGCTT is part of the Bacteroidota bacterium genome and harbors:
- a CDS encoding NAD(P)/FAD-dependent oxidoreductase, which gives rise to MLQLKNNFIFAPVKTGYSDKTGVITEKHLNFYEERSQYIGAVTPEPMYLDKGLRELPTQIGIDNDTKIEGLKKLTNKIHQFNTKVIAHLNHPGRMANPKIPGNYFLSSTDKACEMGGGVSPKEMDQSDIQHAINLFADAAKRSEKAGFDIIELQFGHGYLPAQFISPKVNNRTDEYGGSFENRIKFPLQILDAVKSTTDLPIIIRISGDEMIPDGIKLEEMIKFSKILKEKSIEAIHVSAGTVCNTPPWYFQHMFVPKGKTWEFAKKIKKETNVPTIYVGQINSEIDIKNLTDNFKADYIAIGRALVADPDFVGKYLNKIKGNIRPCLACAEGCLGGVKSGQGLQCLVNPKVGKEIDIFEKVEKSKNFAVIGGGLAGMEAALTLKKRGHKVTLFEKEKLGGQFNLAPLTPNKKSMDGLIPYFINEIKDNNIDVVYKEAEKADLIKYDEVVIATGSKPAEIKIDGLDKFYWAEILLKKNLPKDKRVLIIGGGLIGVDIATALIPLNNQVIIVKRTTDFGEDMEMIAKLLSLKMMKEKGTVFSDHTHIKKISGKTVYAEKDGADIQFNDIDIIVVSAGMKSFNPLGKELKNSITVHVIGDAKKIGNAQDAIKNAYEVTKRI